One stretch of Hemibagrus wyckioides isolate EC202008001 linkage group LG01, SWU_Hwy_1.0, whole genome shotgun sequence DNA includes these proteins:
- the LOC131354277 gene encoding uncharacterized protein LOC131354277 isoform X3, translating into MSLSEIGYHGGRGEGDNGLLKHTMEALRQEAERQDYYGGTVLLHSLTGGTGSGLGSRLCEEIREEFPVGHILTVSVVPHQSGESPLQHYNTLLSLAALHRSADGILLFHNDQVLSRAGFQQKSHAGFGTVSCGFPQSTLSVMNAHITSCMAGLLMPVKTLTTGSGQSLGMEPWELVRSVCPIPTAKLLYTTQASASEMSHWDTLASETVQNLPQLSPDGKPYSSRAVLAVARGNHDNSFIVSSVLQKLRHAHRCVPWNPFPVDHWTDPRNEANVRSSARILTVCSNHSSVTKLLGHVAQRTTEMLNARAYLHWYERYGIGTEEFHQALNTLSDLIEEYESQ; encoded by the exons ATGAGTTTGTCAGAAATAG GTTACCATGGAGGCCGAGGTGAGGGTGACAACGGCTTACTCAAGCATACAATGGAGGCATTGCGTCAAGAAGCAGAAAGACAAGATTACTATGGAGGAACTGTTCTCCTGCACAGTCTGACTGGAGGCACAGGGTCTG GTCTCGGTTCACGGCTGTGTGAGGAAATTCGTGAGGAGTTTCCTGTGGGTCACATCCTGACTGTGTCTGTGGTACCTCATCAAAGCGGAGAGAGCCCGCTTCAGCACTACAACACTTTACTGAGTCTAGCAGCACTACACAG GTCGGCTGACGGCATACTTCTGTTTCATAATGACCAAGTTCTAAGTCGTGCTGGATTTCAACAGAAATCACATGCAGGGTTTGGAACTGTCTCCTGTGGTTTCCCACAAAGCACACTCTCAGTAATGAATGCACACATAACCTCATGCATGGCTGGACTCCTGATGCCAGTGAAGACTCTTACTACAGGAAg TGGCCAGAGTTTAGGAATGGAGCCATGGGAGTTGGTGAGGTCTGTATGCCCTATTCCTACAGCGAAGCTACTCTACACCACTCAGGCTTCTGCTAG TGAGATGTCACACTGGGACACTTTAGCCAGTGAAACAGTTCAGAATCTACCTCAGCTTTCACCTGATGGAAAACCT TATTCTAGTCGTGCTGTGCTGGCAGTTGCACGTGGCAACCATGACAACTCGTTTATCGTTTCATCTGTCCTGCAGAAGCTGCGACATGCACATAGGTGTGTCCCATGGAATCCTTTTCCTGTTGACCACTGGACTG ATCCCAGAAATGAAGCTAATGTCCGCTCGTCTGCCCGCATACTCACCGTATGCTCCAACCACAGCAGTGTCACAAAGTTATTAGGCCACGTAGCTCAACGTACAACAGAGATGTTAAATGCACGAGCCTATCTACACTGGTATGAACGTTATGGCATAGGGACGGAAGAATTTCATCAGGCATTAAATACACTTTCTGATCTCATTGAGGAGTACGAGTCTCAGTGA
- the gra gene encoding uncharacterized protein C8orf88 homolog isoform X1, with amino-acid sequence MMEVSTRRMRNLEPARPLRRLNSNQVVQREVVTEPVENPGERPINTMKVEHFCEILKLQSQSKAPAKPERISYSRDILIKLANAPMAKKKPDFLPDHPIVLDKGREPDTHELFGNSCAKRDMSPE; translated from the exons ATGATGGAGGTCTCCACAAGGAGGATGCGAAATCTGGAGCCGGCAAGGCCACTGCGCAGACTAAATAGTAATCAAG tgGTCCAGAGAGAAGTAGTGACTGAGCCTGTGGAGAACCCTGGAGAAAGACCA ATAAACACGATGAAAGTGGAGCATTTCTGTGAAATTCTCAAGCTGCAGAGCCAAAGTAAAGCACCTGCAAAACCAG AGAGAATATCGTACAGCAGAGACATCTTGATCAAGTTGGCAAATGCACCAATGGCAAAGAAAAAACCTGACTTTCTGCCAGATCACCCAATAGTTTTGGACAAAGGG AGGGAACCGGACACACACGAGTTATTTGGCAACAGCTGCGCTAAGAGGGATAT GTCACCTGAATAA
- the rbm12bb gene encoding RNA binding motif protein 12Bb isoform X2, producing the protein MNAPMNEGAVVCANMAVVIRLQGLRITAGSEDIRNFFTGLRIPNGGVHIIGGELEEAFIIFASDEDARRAMTRSGGCIKGSPVNLLLSSRSEMQKVLEESTRKSEANNRRNYKEVVKRPAVEGRSTSLHEDVKVDIRRGDNQNMGNRPPVASPNESRTQKKEGDGDTLYLYLSGMPFSATKEDVRVFFDGIQIDDLIFMRNSYGMFNGCGLVKFRTREDASEGLKRDRKYIGPRYIRVMPASEHQWVKSGGSVVSDVAARRSRTRSRSPVRHRSHSPSNEEFGVLYENLPYSVEKRDIKALLHPLSVTDDQISIFVDKNSDRSKSAIVVFKNLKDYCSGLAHHKETFLHSVVYVSPISKEKIATMLEPADNPREDQRRSSRSSEPTQSTHDSERRCIYVRNLPFDVRKVEIMDFFHGFQLSEDRLILLHDERGTGLGEALVIFQTEKEATMAQSLNGQRFLGSEVMLKCITWAQMQEFGIDSICMPERNSQVNTPRYDSEPNFLNDQMHQDNCDIMPDPNYAPGNSGPLDHFENPVAYGGEPCGPDNNQYGPTNQQFNQPTCVRLLNLPSKIRVDEIYDFCYGYRVIPGSVSLQYNRSGAPTGTATVVFESHSEAVTAVQELNGRPIGTRKINIVLV; encoded by the exons ATGAATGCCCCAATGAACGAAG GTGCTGTTGTGTGTGCCAACATGGCGGTGGTCATCCGCTTACAGGGACTTAGAATCACAGCTGGTTCTGAGGACATTCGCAATTTCTTCACTGGCCTTAGAATACCCAATGGTGGGGTTCATATAATTGGCGGAGAACTTGAGGAGGCGTTCATAATTTTTGCATCCGACGAAGATGCAAGACGAGCGATGACTCGCTCAGGAGGATGCATTAAGGGCTCTCCAGTCAACTTGCTTTTGAGTAGCAGGTCAGAGATGCAGAAGGTTCTTGAGGAAAGCACGAGAAAATCAGAAGCGAATAACAGGAGGAATTACAAGGAGGTTGTCAAAAGACCAGCAGTCGAAGGAAGATCCACGTCACTGCATGAGGACGTGAAAGTAGATATACGAAGAGGAGATAATCAAAACATGGGAAACAGGCCTCCTGTAGCTTCACCTAATGAATCTCGAACTCAGAAGAAAGAAGGAGATGGAGACACTCTCTATTTGTACTTGTCTGGAATGCCGTTCTCAGCGACGAAGGAGGATGTCCGTGTCTTTTTTGACGGGATACAAATCGATGACCTAATTTTTATGCGGAACAGTTATGGAATGTTTAATGGATGTGGTTTAGTCAAATTTAGAACCAGAGAGGATGCCAGTGAAGGTCTGAAGAGGGACCGAAAATACATCGGGCCACGTTACATCAGAGTAATGCCGGCTTCAGAACATCAGTGGGTCAAGTCCGGGGGTTCGGTTGTATCAGATGTTGCAGCTCGGAGATCTCGAACGAGATCTCGCTCTCCAGTTCGACATCGGTCACATTCTCCTTCTAATGAAGAGTTTGGTGTGTTGTATGAAAACCTCCCATATTCAGTTGAAAAGCGGGATATAAAAGCCTTACTCCATCCACTGTCTGTGACAGATGACCAGATCAGTATTTTTGTGGATAAAAATAGCGATAGGAGTAAATCGGCTATTGTGGTGTTCAAGAATCTAAAGGACTATTGTTCTGGCCTGGCTCACCACAAGGAAACATTTCTGCACAGTGTTGTTTACGTGTCTCCTATCTCTAAAGAAAAGATTGCCACTATGCTAGAACCTGCTGACAACCCAAGAGAAGACCAGCGAAGATCCAGCAGGTCATCCGAACCAACACAGAGCACTCATGACTCTGAGAGAAGGTGCATATATGTTCGCAACTTACCTTTCGATGTCCGGAAAGTAGAGATCATGGACTTCTTTCATGGATTCCAGCTTTCAGAGGACAGGCTTATCCTGCTCCATGATGAGAGAGGAACTGGGCTTGGTGAGGCTTTAGTCATTTTTCAGACAGAAAAGGAGGCGACAATGGCACAATCTCTGAACGGGCAACGATTTCTTGGATCGGAGGTCATGCTGAAGTGCATCACCTGGGCTCAGATGCAAGAATTTGGTATTGACAGCATTTGCATGCCTGAGAGGAACTCTCAAGTGAACACGCCAAGATACGACAGTGAACCAAATTTCCTTAATGACCAAATGCATCAGGATAACTGTGATATAATGCCAGATCCTAACTATGCTCCTGGAAACAGTGGTCCATTGGATCATTTTGAAAACCCTGTTGCTTATGGAGGGGAGCCATGTGGTCCTGACAATAATCAGTATGGACCAACAAATCAACAATTTAATCAGCCGACATGCGTCAGGTTGCTCAATCTACCCTCTAAGATAAGGGTTGATGAAATTTATGACTTCTGCTATGGGTACAGAGTAATTCCAGGGTCGGTCTCGTTGCAGTATAATAGGAGTGGAGCACCTACTGGCACTGCAACTGTTGTGTTTGAAAGCCACAGTGAGGCAGTCACTGCTGTCCAAGAATTAAATGGAAGACCCATTGGTACGAGGAAAATTAATATTGTGCTTGTGTAG
- the rbm12bb gene encoding RNA binding motif protein 12Bb isoform X3: protein MAVVIRLQGLRITAGSEDIRNFFTGLRIPNGGVHIIGGELEEAFIIFASDEDARRAMTRSGGCIKGSPVNLLLSSRSEMQKVLEESTRKSEANNRRNYKEVVKRPAVEGRSTSLHEDVKVDIRRGDNQNMGNRPPVASPNESRTQKKEGDGDTLYLYLSGMPFSATKEDVRVFFDGIQIDDLIFMRNSYGMFNGCGLVKFRTREDASEGLKRDRKYIGPRYIRVMPASEHQWVKSGGSVVSDVAARRSRTRSRSPVRHRSHSPSNEEFGVLYENLPYSVEKRDIKALLHPLSVTDDQISIFVDKNSDRSKSAIVVFKNLKDYCSGLAHHKETFLHSVVYVSPISKEKIATMLEPADNPREDQRRSSRSSEPTQSTHDSERRCIYVRNLPFDVRKVEIMDFFHGFQLSEDRLILLHDERGTGLGEALVIFQTEKEATMAQSLNGQRFLGSEVMLKCITWAQMQEFGIDSICMPERNSQVNTPRYDSEPNFLNDQMHQDNCDIMPDPNYAPGNSGPLDHFENPVAYGGEPCGPDNNQYGPTNQQFNQPTCVRLLNLPSKIRVDEIYDFCYGYRVIPGSVSLQYNRSGAPTGTATVVFESHSEAVTAVQELNGRPIGTRKINIVLV from the coding sequence ATGGCGGTGGTCATCCGCTTACAGGGACTTAGAATCACAGCTGGTTCTGAGGACATTCGCAATTTCTTCACTGGCCTTAGAATACCCAATGGTGGGGTTCATATAATTGGCGGAGAACTTGAGGAGGCGTTCATAATTTTTGCATCCGACGAAGATGCAAGACGAGCGATGACTCGCTCAGGAGGATGCATTAAGGGCTCTCCAGTCAACTTGCTTTTGAGTAGCAGGTCAGAGATGCAGAAGGTTCTTGAGGAAAGCACGAGAAAATCAGAAGCGAATAACAGGAGGAATTACAAGGAGGTTGTCAAAAGACCAGCAGTCGAAGGAAGATCCACGTCACTGCATGAGGACGTGAAAGTAGATATACGAAGAGGAGATAATCAAAACATGGGAAACAGGCCTCCTGTAGCTTCACCTAATGAATCTCGAACTCAGAAGAAAGAAGGAGATGGAGACACTCTCTATTTGTACTTGTCTGGAATGCCGTTCTCAGCGACGAAGGAGGATGTCCGTGTCTTTTTTGACGGGATACAAATCGATGACCTAATTTTTATGCGGAACAGTTATGGAATGTTTAATGGATGTGGTTTAGTCAAATTTAGAACCAGAGAGGATGCCAGTGAAGGTCTGAAGAGGGACCGAAAATACATCGGGCCACGTTACATCAGAGTAATGCCGGCTTCAGAACATCAGTGGGTCAAGTCCGGGGGTTCGGTTGTATCAGATGTTGCAGCTCGGAGATCTCGAACGAGATCTCGCTCTCCAGTTCGACATCGGTCACATTCTCCTTCTAATGAAGAGTTTGGTGTGTTGTATGAAAACCTCCCATATTCAGTTGAAAAGCGGGATATAAAAGCCTTACTCCATCCACTGTCTGTGACAGATGACCAGATCAGTATTTTTGTGGATAAAAATAGCGATAGGAGTAAATCGGCTATTGTGGTGTTCAAGAATCTAAAGGACTATTGTTCTGGCCTGGCTCACCACAAGGAAACATTTCTGCACAGTGTTGTTTACGTGTCTCCTATCTCTAAAGAAAAGATTGCCACTATGCTAGAACCTGCTGACAACCCAAGAGAAGACCAGCGAAGATCCAGCAGGTCATCCGAACCAACACAGAGCACTCATGACTCTGAGAGAAGGTGCATATATGTTCGCAACTTACCTTTCGATGTCCGGAAAGTAGAGATCATGGACTTCTTTCATGGATTCCAGCTTTCAGAGGACAGGCTTATCCTGCTCCATGATGAGAGAGGAACTGGGCTTGGTGAGGCTTTAGTCATTTTTCAGACAGAAAAGGAGGCGACAATGGCACAATCTCTGAACGGGCAACGATTTCTTGGATCGGAGGTCATGCTGAAGTGCATCACCTGGGCTCAGATGCAAGAATTTGGTATTGACAGCATTTGCATGCCTGAGAGGAACTCTCAAGTGAACACGCCAAGATACGACAGTGAACCAAATTTCCTTAATGACCAAATGCATCAGGATAACTGTGATATAATGCCAGATCCTAACTATGCTCCTGGAAACAGTGGTCCATTGGATCATTTTGAAAACCCTGTTGCTTATGGAGGGGAGCCATGTGGTCCTGACAATAATCAGTATGGACCAACAAATCAACAATTTAATCAGCCGACATGCGTCAGGTTGCTCAATCTACCCTCTAAGATAAGGGTTGATGAAATTTATGACTTCTGCTATGGGTACAGAGTAATTCCAGGGTCGGTCTCGTTGCAGTATAATAGGAGTGGAGCACCTACTGGCACTGCAACTGTTGTGTTTGAAAGCCACAGTGAGGCAGTCACTGCTGTCCAAGAATTAAATGGAAGACCCATTGGTACGAGGAAAATTAATATTGTGCTTGTGTAG
- the LOC131354277 gene encoding uncharacterized protein LOC131354277 isoform X2, whose translation MSLSEIGKSDNPTLLRGKEDVEETGHMVSPESRSVLNNLDTHCIAHGYHGGRGEGDNGLLKHTMEALRQEAERQDYYGGTVLLHSLTGGTGSGLGSRLCEEIREEFPVGHILTVSVVPHQSGESPLQHYNTLLSLAALHRSADGILLFHNDQVLSRAGFQQKSHAGFGTVSCGFPQSTLSVMNAHITSCMAGLLMPVKTLTTGSGQSLGMEPWELVRSVCPIPTAKLLYTTQASASEMSHWDTLASETVQNLPQLSPDGKPYSSRAVLAVARGNHDNSFIVSSVLQKLRHAHRCVPWNPFPVDHWTDPRNEANVRSSARILTVCSNHSSVTKLLGHVAQRTTEMLNARAYLHWYERYGIGTEEFHQALNTLSDLIEEYESQ comes from the exons ATGAGTTTGTCAGAAATAG GGAAATCCGACAATCCAACATTATTGAGGGGAAAGGAGGACGTGGAGGAAACTGGGCATATGGTCAGTCCAGAGTCACGCTCAGTACTAAACAATCTGGATACACATTGTATAGCTCATG GTTACCATGGAGGCCGAGGTGAGGGTGACAACGGCTTACTCAAGCATACAATGGAGGCATTGCGTCAAGAAGCAGAAAGACAAGATTACTATGGAGGAACTGTTCTCCTGCACAGTCTGACTGGAGGCACAGGGTCTG GTCTCGGTTCACGGCTGTGTGAGGAAATTCGTGAGGAGTTTCCTGTGGGTCACATCCTGACTGTGTCTGTGGTACCTCATCAAAGCGGAGAGAGCCCGCTTCAGCACTACAACACTTTACTGAGTCTAGCAGCACTACACAG GTCGGCTGACGGCATACTTCTGTTTCATAATGACCAAGTTCTAAGTCGTGCTGGATTTCAACAGAAATCACATGCAGGGTTTGGAACTGTCTCCTGTGGTTTCCCACAAAGCACACTCTCAGTAATGAATGCACACATAACCTCATGCATGGCTGGACTCCTGATGCCAGTGAAGACTCTTACTACAGGAAg TGGCCAGAGTTTAGGAATGGAGCCATGGGAGTTGGTGAGGTCTGTATGCCCTATTCCTACAGCGAAGCTACTCTACACCACTCAGGCTTCTGCTAG TGAGATGTCACACTGGGACACTTTAGCCAGTGAAACAGTTCAGAATCTACCTCAGCTTTCACCTGATGGAAAACCT TATTCTAGTCGTGCTGTGCTGGCAGTTGCACGTGGCAACCATGACAACTCGTTTATCGTTTCATCTGTCCTGCAGAAGCTGCGACATGCACATAGGTGTGTCCCATGGAATCCTTTTCCTGTTGACCACTGGACTG ATCCCAGAAATGAAGCTAATGTCCGCTCGTCTGCCCGCATACTCACCGTATGCTCCAACCACAGCAGTGTCACAAAGTTATTAGGCCACGTAGCTCAACGTACAACAGAGATGTTAAATGCACGAGCCTATCTACACTGGTATGAACGTTATGGCATAGGGACGGAAGAATTTCATCAGGCATTAAATACACTTTCTGATCTCATTGAGGAGTACGAGTCTCAGTGA
- the rbm12bb gene encoding RNA binding motif protein 12Bb isoform X1: protein MAKMEITLSCVLLSAGAVVCANMAVVIRLQGLRITAGSEDIRNFFTGLRIPNGGVHIIGGELEEAFIIFASDEDARRAMTRSGGCIKGSPVNLLLSSRSEMQKVLEESTRKSEANNRRNYKEVVKRPAVEGRSTSLHEDVKVDIRRGDNQNMGNRPPVASPNESRTQKKEGDGDTLYLYLSGMPFSATKEDVRVFFDGIQIDDLIFMRNSYGMFNGCGLVKFRTREDASEGLKRDRKYIGPRYIRVMPASEHQWVKSGGSVVSDVAARRSRTRSRSPVRHRSHSPSNEEFGVLYENLPYSVEKRDIKALLHPLSVTDDQISIFVDKNSDRSKSAIVVFKNLKDYCSGLAHHKETFLHSVVYVSPISKEKIATMLEPADNPREDQRRSSRSSEPTQSTHDSERRCIYVRNLPFDVRKVEIMDFFHGFQLSEDRLILLHDERGTGLGEALVIFQTEKEATMAQSLNGQRFLGSEVMLKCITWAQMQEFGIDSICMPERNSQVNTPRYDSEPNFLNDQMHQDNCDIMPDPNYAPGNSGPLDHFENPVAYGGEPCGPDNNQYGPTNQQFNQPTCVRLLNLPSKIRVDEIYDFCYGYRVIPGSVSLQYNRSGAPTGTATVVFESHSEAVTAVQELNGRPIGTRKINIVLV from the coding sequence ATGGCCAAGATGGAGATAACTCTATCATGTGTACTTTTGTCTGCAGGTGCTGTTGTGTGTGCCAACATGGCGGTGGTCATCCGCTTACAGGGACTTAGAATCACAGCTGGTTCTGAGGACATTCGCAATTTCTTCACTGGCCTTAGAATACCCAATGGTGGGGTTCATATAATTGGCGGAGAACTTGAGGAGGCGTTCATAATTTTTGCATCCGACGAAGATGCAAGACGAGCGATGACTCGCTCAGGAGGATGCATTAAGGGCTCTCCAGTCAACTTGCTTTTGAGTAGCAGGTCAGAGATGCAGAAGGTTCTTGAGGAAAGCACGAGAAAATCAGAAGCGAATAACAGGAGGAATTACAAGGAGGTTGTCAAAAGACCAGCAGTCGAAGGAAGATCCACGTCACTGCATGAGGACGTGAAAGTAGATATACGAAGAGGAGATAATCAAAACATGGGAAACAGGCCTCCTGTAGCTTCACCTAATGAATCTCGAACTCAGAAGAAAGAAGGAGATGGAGACACTCTCTATTTGTACTTGTCTGGAATGCCGTTCTCAGCGACGAAGGAGGATGTCCGTGTCTTTTTTGACGGGATACAAATCGATGACCTAATTTTTATGCGGAACAGTTATGGAATGTTTAATGGATGTGGTTTAGTCAAATTTAGAACCAGAGAGGATGCCAGTGAAGGTCTGAAGAGGGACCGAAAATACATCGGGCCACGTTACATCAGAGTAATGCCGGCTTCAGAACATCAGTGGGTCAAGTCCGGGGGTTCGGTTGTATCAGATGTTGCAGCTCGGAGATCTCGAACGAGATCTCGCTCTCCAGTTCGACATCGGTCACATTCTCCTTCTAATGAAGAGTTTGGTGTGTTGTATGAAAACCTCCCATATTCAGTTGAAAAGCGGGATATAAAAGCCTTACTCCATCCACTGTCTGTGACAGATGACCAGATCAGTATTTTTGTGGATAAAAATAGCGATAGGAGTAAATCGGCTATTGTGGTGTTCAAGAATCTAAAGGACTATTGTTCTGGCCTGGCTCACCACAAGGAAACATTTCTGCACAGTGTTGTTTACGTGTCTCCTATCTCTAAAGAAAAGATTGCCACTATGCTAGAACCTGCTGACAACCCAAGAGAAGACCAGCGAAGATCCAGCAGGTCATCCGAACCAACACAGAGCACTCATGACTCTGAGAGAAGGTGCATATATGTTCGCAACTTACCTTTCGATGTCCGGAAAGTAGAGATCATGGACTTCTTTCATGGATTCCAGCTTTCAGAGGACAGGCTTATCCTGCTCCATGATGAGAGAGGAACTGGGCTTGGTGAGGCTTTAGTCATTTTTCAGACAGAAAAGGAGGCGACAATGGCACAATCTCTGAACGGGCAACGATTTCTTGGATCGGAGGTCATGCTGAAGTGCATCACCTGGGCTCAGATGCAAGAATTTGGTATTGACAGCATTTGCATGCCTGAGAGGAACTCTCAAGTGAACACGCCAAGATACGACAGTGAACCAAATTTCCTTAATGACCAAATGCATCAGGATAACTGTGATATAATGCCAGATCCTAACTATGCTCCTGGAAACAGTGGTCCATTGGATCATTTTGAAAACCCTGTTGCTTATGGAGGGGAGCCATGTGGTCCTGACAATAATCAGTATGGACCAACAAATCAACAATTTAATCAGCCGACATGCGTCAGGTTGCTCAATCTACCCTCTAAGATAAGGGTTGATGAAATTTATGACTTCTGCTATGGGTACAGAGTAATTCCAGGGTCGGTCTCGTTGCAGTATAATAGGAGTGGAGCACCTACTGGCACTGCAACTGTTGTGTTTGAAAGCCACAGTGAGGCAGTCACTGCTGTCCAAGAATTAAATGGAAGACCCATTGGTACGAGGAAAATTAATATTGTGCTTGTGTAG
- the gra gene encoding uncharacterized protein C8orf88 homolog isoform X2: MMEVSTRRMRNLEPARPLRRLNSNQVVQREVVTEPVENPGERPINTMKVEHFCEILKLQSQSKAPAKPERISYSRDILIKLANAPMAKKKPDFLPDHPIVLDKGREPDTHELFGNSCAKRDI, from the exons ATGATGGAGGTCTCCACAAGGAGGATGCGAAATCTGGAGCCGGCAAGGCCACTGCGCAGACTAAATAGTAATCAAG tgGTCCAGAGAGAAGTAGTGACTGAGCCTGTGGAGAACCCTGGAGAAAGACCA ATAAACACGATGAAAGTGGAGCATTTCTGTGAAATTCTCAAGCTGCAGAGCCAAAGTAAAGCACCTGCAAAACCAG AGAGAATATCGTACAGCAGAGACATCTTGATCAAGTTGGCAAATGCACCAATGGCAAAGAAAAAACCTGACTTTCTGCCAGATCACCCAATAGTTTTGGACAAAGGG AGGGAACCGGACACACACGAGTTATTTGGCAACAGCTGCGCTAAGAGGGATAT TTAA
- the LOC131354277 gene encoding tubulin delta chain-like isoform X1 — MSAVVLQVGQCGNQLGLDWWKLITKKSNEHKKRCPFSSRNGDLAAVCVDTEPKVLRKAYEFVRNREIRQSNIIEGKGGRGGNWAYGYHGGRGEGDNGLLKHTMEALRQEAERQDYYGGTVLLHSLTGGTGSGLGSRLCEEIREEFPVGHILTVSVVPHQSGESPLQHYNTLLSLAALHRSADGILLFHNDQVLSRAGFQQKSHAGFGTVSCGFPQSTLSVMNAHITSCMAGLLMPVKTLTTGSGQSLGMEPWELVRSVCPIPTAKLLYTTQASASEMSHWDTLASETVQNLPQLSPDGKPYSSRAVLAVARGNHDNSFIVSSVLQKLRHAHRCVPWNPFPVDHWTDPRNEANVRSSARILTVCSNHSSVTKLLGHVAQRTTEMLNARAYLHWYERYGIGTEEFHQALNTLSDLIEEYESQ; from the exons ATGTCTGCTGTAGTGCTGCAAGTTGGACAGTGTGGTAATCAGCTGGGCCTGGACTGGTGGAAGCTCATAACTAAAAAATCCAATGAGCACAAGAAAAG ATGTCCATTCAGCTCCAGAAATGGGGACctagcagcagtgtgtgttgacACTGAGCCCAAAGTCCTCAGAAAAGCTTATGAGTTTGTCAGAAATAG GGAAATCCGACAATCCAACATTATTGAGGGGAAAGGAGGACGTGGAGGAAACTGGGCATATG GTTACCATGGAGGCCGAGGTGAGGGTGACAACGGCTTACTCAAGCATACAATGGAGGCATTGCGTCAAGAAGCAGAAAGACAAGATTACTATGGAGGAACTGTTCTCCTGCACAGTCTGACTGGAGGCACAGGGTCTG GTCTCGGTTCACGGCTGTGTGAGGAAATTCGTGAGGAGTTTCCTGTGGGTCACATCCTGACTGTGTCTGTGGTACCTCATCAAAGCGGAGAGAGCCCGCTTCAGCACTACAACACTTTACTGAGTCTAGCAGCACTACACAG GTCGGCTGACGGCATACTTCTGTTTCATAATGACCAAGTTCTAAGTCGTGCTGGATTTCAACAGAAATCACATGCAGGGTTTGGAACTGTCTCCTGTGGTTTCCCACAAAGCACACTCTCAGTAATGAATGCACACATAACCTCATGCATGGCTGGACTCCTGATGCCAGTGAAGACTCTTACTACAGGAAg TGGCCAGAGTTTAGGAATGGAGCCATGGGAGTTGGTGAGGTCTGTATGCCCTATTCCTACAGCGAAGCTACTCTACACCACTCAGGCTTCTGCTAG TGAGATGTCACACTGGGACACTTTAGCCAGTGAAACAGTTCAGAATCTACCTCAGCTTTCACCTGATGGAAAACCT TATTCTAGTCGTGCTGTGCTGGCAGTTGCACGTGGCAACCATGACAACTCGTTTATCGTTTCATCTGTCCTGCAGAAGCTGCGACATGCACATAGGTGTGTCCCATGGAATCCTTTTCCTGTTGACCACTGGACTG ATCCCAGAAATGAAGCTAATGTCCGCTCGTCTGCCCGCATACTCACCGTATGCTCCAACCACAGCAGTGTCACAAAGTTATTAGGCCACGTAGCTCAACGTACAACAGAGATGTTAAATGCACGAGCCTATCTACACTGGTATGAACGTTATGGCATAGGGACGGAAGAATTTCATCAGGCATTAAATACACTTTCTGATCTCATTGAGGAGTACGAGTCTCAGTGA